The following proteins are encoded in a genomic region of Streptomyces sp. NBC_01723:
- a CDS encoding Uma2 family endonuclease has protein sequence MTVTADRPQMLVTEFEELARHADRSIEGARLEFINGHLGGKAVPDGDHGRVIQWLTRICMQHRPDLWLDPVQGLVVETYRGGRARPDGSLAPAEAFVGQGEWADPAPVLMTVEVTSYDSDTDRRDRVEKPRAYAGAGIPVFVLIDRDTCEVKVHSRPDGGRYETVQTLPFGKEVALPEPVGITLETEPLKNWVR, from the coding sequence GTGACCGTGACCGCTGACAGGCCCCAGATGCTCGTCACCGAGTTCGAGGAACTCGCCCGCCATGCCGACCGGAGCATAGAAGGCGCGCGGCTCGAGTTCATCAACGGACACCTTGGGGGCAAGGCCGTGCCGGACGGCGATCACGGACGTGTCATTCAGTGGCTCACGCGCATCTGCATGCAGCACAGGCCTGACCTGTGGCTGGACCCGGTGCAAGGGCTCGTGGTCGAGACGTACCGCGGCGGGCGCGCCCGCCCCGACGGCTCCCTGGCCCCGGCGGAGGCGTTCGTCGGCCAAGGTGAATGGGCCGATCCCGCCCCCGTCCTCATGACCGTCGAGGTCACCTCGTACGACTCCGACACCGACCGACGCGACCGCGTCGAGAAGCCACGTGCGTACGCCGGAGCGGGGATCCCGGTCTTCGTCCTCATCGACCGGGACACCTGCGAGGTCAAGGTGCACAGCCGACCGGACGGCGGACGCTACGAGACCGTGCAGACCCTGCCCTTCGGCAAGGAGGTCGCGCTCCCCGAGCCGGTCGGGATCACGCTGGAGACCGAGCCGCTGAAGAACTGGGTGCGCTGA
- the malQ gene encoding 4-alpha-glucanotransferase yields the protein MPAAGPAEPSAEDLPEDLTRLAALHGVATAYRPSPDRTVPASVTAVTLALAALGVDTSTPEAVRAALAACENGLRDRLLPPTVVGWSDGGTPAALAALPEGTLLRVDTEQGETRDDAGRLPPGVHRLTATTPDGRTARAHLIVAPARLPAPAGRSHGLLVQLYSLLSRRSWGMGDLGDLRELADWAGRALGAGFVQVNPLHAAVPGAPSDPSPYRPSSRRFPDPVHLRIEDVPEYAYVTDPERARKLGERAGRLRGAVLDDGALIDRDAVWEVKRDALDLLHEVPLGPGRRAAYCDYLAAQGTALEDHATWCALAEIHGPDWHRWPEGLRDPRSAATERARTELMDRVDFHSRLTWLTDTQLTAAQHTAREAGMPVGIVHDLAVGVHPRGADSWAQQEYFARGMSVGAPPDAFNALGQDWGLPPWRPDRLADSGYAPFRDLLRGLFRYAGALRVDHVMGLFRLWWVPEGHPPTQGTYVHYDAEAMLAVLVLEATRAGAVVIGEDLGTVEPGVREALRERGVLGTSVLWFERDWTGDGRPLPPERWRADCLATATTHDLPSTAARLTGEHVELRDRLGLLTRPLERERAESAADTAEWLEVLARLGLLDGTGGDTGAPAEEAEIQAVHRFLLRTPARMVGVWLPDAVGDRRPQNLPGTWDQYPNWRLPVADAEGRPVTLEDLAASPRLHALIDVVRERDDGRDG from the coding sequence ATGCCAGCAGCCGGGCCGGCCGAGCCCTCCGCCGAGGACCTTCCCGAGGATCTGACCAGGCTCGCCGCCCTGCACGGCGTCGCCACCGCCTACCGCCCGTCCCCGGACCGCACCGTCCCGGCCTCGGTCACCGCGGTGACCCTCGCGCTGGCCGCCCTCGGCGTGGACACGAGTACCCCCGAGGCCGTACGGGCCGCGCTCGCCGCGTGTGAGAACGGGCTGCGTGACCGCCTGCTGCCGCCCACCGTGGTCGGCTGGAGCGACGGCGGCACGCCGGCCGCTCTCGCCGCACTGCCCGAGGGCACCCTGCTCCGCGTCGACACCGAGCAGGGCGAGACCCGCGACGACGCCGGGCGGCTCCCGCCCGGCGTCCACCGCCTGACCGCCACCACCCCCGACGGCCGCACCGCCCGGGCCCACCTGATCGTGGCGCCCGCCCGGCTGCCCGCGCCCGCCGGCCGCTCCCACGGACTCCTGGTCCAGCTCTACTCCCTCCTCTCCCGCCGCTCCTGGGGCATGGGCGACCTCGGTGACCTCCGCGAACTGGCCGACTGGGCCGGACGGGCCCTCGGCGCCGGGTTCGTCCAGGTCAACCCGCTGCACGCGGCCGTGCCCGGCGCCCCGTCCGACCCCTCCCCGTACCGGCCCTCCTCGCGCCGCTTCCCCGACCCCGTCCACCTGCGGATCGAGGACGTGCCCGAGTACGCCTACGTCACCGACCCCGAGCGCGCCCGGAAGCTCGGGGAACGGGCGGGACGGCTGCGCGGTGCCGTACTGGACGACGGCGCCCTCATCGACCGGGACGCCGTGTGGGAGGTGAAGCGCGACGCCCTCGACCTGCTCCACGAGGTCCCCCTCGGGCCCGGCCGCCGCGCCGCCTACTGCGACTACCTCGCCGCACAGGGCACCGCGCTGGAGGACCACGCCACCTGGTGCGCGCTCGCCGAGATCCACGGCCCCGACTGGCACCGCTGGCCCGAGGGTCTGCGCGACCCCCGCTCGGCCGCCACCGAACGCGCCCGCACCGAGCTGATGGACCGCGTCGACTTCCACTCCCGGCTCACCTGGCTCACCGACACCCAGCTCACCGCCGCCCAGCACACCGCCCGCGAGGCCGGGATGCCGGTCGGGATCGTGCACGACCTCGCCGTCGGCGTGCACCCGCGCGGCGCCGACTCCTGGGCGCAGCAGGAGTACTTCGCCCGCGGCATGTCGGTGGGCGCCCCGCCCGACGCCTTCAACGCCCTCGGCCAGGACTGGGGCCTGCCGCCCTGGCGCCCCGACCGCCTCGCCGACTCCGGGTACGCGCCCTTCCGGGACCTGCTGCGCGGCCTGTTCCGCTACGCCGGCGCGCTGCGCGTCGACCACGTCATGGGCCTGTTCCGGCTCTGGTGGGTTCCCGAGGGCCACCCGCCCACCCAGGGCACCTACGTCCACTACGACGCCGAGGCCATGCTCGCCGTCCTCGTCCTGGAGGCCACCCGGGCCGGTGCCGTCGTCATCGGCGAGGACCTGGGCACCGTCGAACCCGGCGTGCGCGAGGCGCTGCGCGAACGCGGGGTGCTGGGCACCTCGGTGCTGTGGTTCGAGCGCGACTGGACCGGCGACGGCCGTCCGCTGCCACCCGAGCGGTGGCGCGCCGACTGCCTCGCCACCGCCACCACCCACGACCTGCCGTCCACCGCAGCCCGCCTCACCGGCGAGCACGTCGAACTCCGCGACCGCCTCGGCCTGCTCACCCGCCCGCTGGAGCGGGAGCGCGCCGAGTCCGCGGCGGACACCGCGGAGTGGCTGGAAGTCCTCGCCCGGCTCGGGCTGCTGGACGGCACCGGCGGCGACACCGGAGCCCCCGCGGAGGAGGCGGAGATCCAGGCCGTGCACCGCTTCCTGCTGCGCACCCCGGCCCGCATGGTCGGCGTCTGGCTCCCGGACGCCGTCGGCGACCGCCGCCCGCAGAACCTCCCCGGCACCTGGGACCAGTACCCGAACTGGCGGCTGCCCGTCGCCGACGCCGAGGGCCGCCCGGTGACCCTGGAGGACCTGGCCGCCTCACCCCGCCTGCACGCCCTGATCGACGTCGTAAGGGAACGCGACGACGGCCGGGACGGCTGA
- a CDS encoding ABC transporter ATP-binding protein, whose protein sequence is MTNGDTYQATTGPLLAARDLVKTYGRTEALRGVSVDLRAGEILAVTGASGSGKSTLLHCLAGIVRPDAGSVTYSGRPLEGLPEHRLSELRRTDFGVVFQFGQLIPELTALDNVALPLMLAGTARAEARARAGEWLERFGVRGQEELRPGEMSGGQAQRAALDRPAGRTGGVRRLPAGGRHGSAAAGALGAAGRAAVRVTAVQQEGATDPNAPPARPDLPYPDDVDPCTTGGAL, encoded by the coding sequence ATGACGAACGGGGACACGTACCAGGCCACGACGGGACCGCTGCTCGCGGCCCGCGACCTGGTGAAGACGTACGGCAGGACAGAGGCCCTGCGGGGAGTCTCCGTCGACCTCCGGGCCGGCGAGATCCTCGCCGTCACCGGGGCCAGCGGCAGCGGCAAGTCCACGCTGCTGCACTGCCTGGCCGGGATCGTCCGGCCGGACGCGGGCTCGGTGACGTACTCCGGCCGGCCGCTGGAGGGGCTGCCGGAGCATCGGCTGAGCGAGCTGCGGCGCACCGACTTCGGGGTGGTCTTCCAGTTCGGGCAGCTGATCCCGGAACTGACGGCGCTGGACAACGTGGCACTGCCGCTGATGCTGGCCGGCACCGCACGGGCCGAGGCGCGGGCGCGCGCCGGTGAGTGGCTGGAACGGTTCGGGGTGCGCGGGCAGGAGGAGTTGCGCCCCGGAGAGATGAGCGGCGGGCAGGCACAGCGGGCGGCGCTGGACCGCCCTGCTGGTCGCACCGGCGGTGTACGCCGCCTGCCTGCTGGCGGCCGCCACGGCTCTGCCGCTGCTGGGGCGCTCGGTGCGGCCGGGAGAGCTGCGGTACGTGTGACGGCCGTTCAGCAGGAGGGTGCAACCGATCCGAACGCCCCGCCCGCCAGGCCGGATCTCCCCTACCCTGACGATGTGGACCCCTGCACAACCGGAGGAGCCCTGTGA
- a CDS encoding HNH endonuclease, whose protein sequence is MPHVLVLNASYEPLGVVPLRRALVLVLENKAVCLEESGAYLHSATVTVPAPSVVRLKRFVRVPYRGPVPLTRRALFARDGGRCMYCGAVATSVDHVIPRSRGGLHAWDNVVASCRRCNHVKADRHLGEIGWRLHHKPAPPTGLAWRIIGTGHRDPRWLPYLQPYGADDAMARIDGISA, encoded by the coding sequence GTGCCGCATGTCCTGGTCCTCAACGCGTCGTACGAGCCCCTCGGCGTCGTACCGCTCCGCCGCGCGCTCGTCCTCGTCCTCGAGAACAAGGCCGTATGCCTCGAGGAGTCCGGCGCCTACCTGCACAGCGCGACCGTCACCGTGCCCGCACCCAGCGTGGTCCGGCTCAAGCGGTTCGTGCGGGTGCCCTACCGGGGCCCCGTCCCGCTCACCCGCCGTGCCCTCTTCGCCCGCGACGGAGGCCGCTGCATGTACTGCGGCGCCGTCGCCACCAGCGTCGACCACGTCATCCCGCGCAGCCGCGGAGGGCTGCACGCCTGGGACAACGTGGTGGCCTCCTGCCGCCGCTGCAACCACGTCAAGGCCGACCGCCACCTCGGCGAGATCGGCTGGCGCCTGCACCACAAACCCGCCCCGCCCACCGGTCTGGCCTGGCGCATCATCGGCACGGGCCATAGGGACCCGCGCTGGCTGCCCTACTTGCAGCCGTACGGCGCGGACGACGCCATGGCCCGGATCGACGGCATTTCCGCCTGA
- a CDS encoding MarR family winged helix-turn-helix transcriptional regulator: MTDHPGTPPESSPEPRKDPVDAIVDQWAVVRPDLDTAAMEVFGRVFRLARAMGDRMEKAYARFGISRGEFDALATLRRSGEPYTLSPRQLSATLMLTTGGMTGRLDKLERAGLLRRSPDPHDRRGLQVTLTDRGLELIDEAVGAGLAAQTEALSALDARQAAEVAGLLRVLLAGTEK, from the coding sequence ATGACCGATCACCCCGGGACACCCCCCGAGTCCTCCCCCGAGCCGCGCAAGGACCCCGTCGACGCGATCGTCGACCAGTGGGCGGTGGTCCGTCCCGACCTGGACACGGCCGCCATGGAGGTGTTCGGCCGGGTCTTCCGGCTGGCCCGCGCCATGGGCGACCGGATGGAGAAGGCGTACGCCCGCTTCGGGATCTCCCGCGGGGAGTTCGACGCCCTGGCCACCCTGCGCCGCTCCGGCGAGCCCTACACGCTCTCGCCCCGGCAGCTCTCGGCCACGCTGATGCTCACCACCGGCGGCATGACCGGCCGCCTGGACAAGCTCGAACGCGCGGGGCTGCTGCGGCGCTCCCCCGACCCGCACGACCGCCGGGGACTCCAGGTCACGCTCACCGACCGGGGCCTGGAGCTGATCGACGAGGCGGTCGGCGCGGGTCTCGCCGCCCAGACGGAGGCCCTGTCCGCCCTGGACGCGCGACAGGCCGCCGAGGTGGCCGGCCTGCTGCGGGTCCTGCTCGCCGGCACCGAGAAGTAG
- a CDS encoding PadR family transcriptional regulator, whose protein sequence is MSTRHLLLGLIASGPSHGYDLKRRHDERFPQARPLAYGQVYTTLQRLVRDGLAEVDGIASDGGPERTAYRATDEGARELARWAGEIAPPAPFVTNEIFAKVVVSILTGGDAGAYLLAQREAHMGRMRELTALKTTPGTDLATVLSADYALNHLDADLRWMTTTAARLTTLTTEVRTA, encoded by the coding sequence ATGAGCACCCGCCATCTCCTCCTGGGCCTGATCGCCTCGGGGCCGAGCCACGGCTACGACCTCAAACGGCGCCACGACGAACGCTTCCCACAGGCCCGTCCACTGGCCTACGGGCAGGTCTACACGACCCTGCAGCGGCTGGTCCGGGACGGCCTCGCGGAGGTCGACGGCATCGCGTCCGACGGCGGCCCGGAGCGCACCGCGTACCGCGCGACGGACGAGGGCGCGCGTGAACTGGCGCGGTGGGCGGGCGAGATCGCACCGCCCGCACCCTTCGTGACCAACGAGATCTTCGCCAAGGTCGTCGTCTCGATCCTCACCGGCGGCGACGCGGGTGCCTACCTGCTGGCCCAGCGCGAAGCCCACATGGGCCGGATGCGGGAGCTCACCGCGCTCAAGACGACGCCGGGCACCGACCTCGCGACCGTGCTCTCGGCCGACTACGCCCTCAACCACCTCGATGCCGACCTGCGCTGGATGACCACCACCGCGGCCCGGCTCACCACCCTGACCACGGAGGTCCGCACCGCATGA